The Verrucomicrobiota bacterium genome contains a region encoding:
- the ruvX gene encoding Holliday junction resolvase RuvX, translating to MRILALDHGTVRVGVALSDELKMIASPLEFIPAEPFANLLARIKELIREKEVELILVGMPRNMDGSYGPATLKVQAFVAVLKDAITIPIKTWDERLTSTQANRFLIEADVRRSKRKEKVDKTAAAILLQSYLDGLAQG from the coding sequence ATGCGCATTCTTGCATTGGATCACGGAACCGTTCGCGTCGGCGTCGCCCTCAGCGACGAACTGAAGATGATTGCTTCCCCCTTGGAGTTCATCCCGGCGGAACCGTTTGCGAACCTACTCGCCCGCATCAAGGAATTAATTCGGGAAAAGGAAGTGGAACTGATTCTGGTGGGCATGCCGCGCAATATGGATGGCAGCTACGGACCGGCAACGCTGAAAGTTCAGGCATTTGTGGCGGTATTAAAAGACGCCATCACCATCCCGATCAAGACTTGGGACGAACGCCTGACCTCCACCCAGGCGAACCGATTTCTCATTGAGGCTGACGTCCGCCGTTCCAAGCGCAAGGAGAAGGTGGATAAGACCGCTGCTGCCATTCTTTTGCAGAGCTATCTGGATGGACTGGCTCAAGGGTGA
- the nifJ gene encoding pyruvate:ferredoxin (flavodoxin) oxidoreductase, with amino-acid sequence MSRPMITLDGNEAVAYVAYRCNEVAAIYPITPSSNMGEWFDQWASEGVKNLWGSIPSVAEMQSEAGAAGAVHGSLQTGALTCTFTASQGLFLKVPNMYKIAGELTPTVFHITARALASHALSIFGDHSDVMMARTTGFALFSSASVQEAMDFALIAQASTLESRVPFMHYFDGFRTSHEVSKITMVTEEDMRAMINEDHVVAHRQRAMSPDHPVLRGTAQNPDVFFQARERCNPFYDACPDITQKQMDKFAQITSRKYQLFQYEGALDADRIVVLMGSGCETAHETVDYLNAKGAKVGVLKVRLYRPFDTKRFLEAIPASVKSIAVLDRTKEPGSSGEPLYQDVLTALVEGIANGQGNLKTMPKVLGGRYGLSSKEFTPTMVKAVFDNLAAAQPKNHFTVGIEDDVTGHSLPYDPDFSTESEKVVRAMFYGLGSDGTVGANKNSIKIIGENTPNYAQGYFVYDSKKAGAVTISHLRFGPAPIRATYLVTQANFVACHQPIFLERYDMLKQLVTGGTFLLNTAHSKEQIWATLPRPVQASLIQKKAKFYVIDALQVARDTGMGGRINTIMQTCFFALSGVLPREEAISQIKYTIKKTYGRKGEEVVKKNIAAVDQTLANLFEVAVPAQVTSTMELPPPVTANAPTYVKEVLGRIYGNDGDALPVSAFSVDGTFPTATAQYEKRNLAIEIPVWDEKTCIQCAKCVVICPHAAIRMKAYEPQQLQGAPATFKCTDARAPEWKGMKWSLQVAAEDCTGCMLCIEVCPAKNKTEAKLKAINMQPQAPLRLAERDNYNFFLSIPDMDRRKVKVGQLRQQQVMRPLFEFSGACAGCGETPYLKLLTQLFGDRIVAGNATGCSSIYGGNLPTTPYAMDHNGRGPTWNNSLFEDCAEFTLGFRLSIDKQAEFARELVKKLAPQIGDDLATGILNANQRDEAGIYDQRERVVALKQKLQGIKSSESLMLGGVADSLVRRSVWGIGGDGWAYDIGYGGLDHVIASGRDINLLVLDTEVYSNTGGQASKSTPRGAVAKFAAGGKPLRKKDLGLIAMSYGNVYVASVAMGAKDEQTLRAFIEAESYEGPSLIIAYSHCIAHGIELDRGVGARQQKLAVESGQWLLYRYDPRRADRGENPLQLDSQAAKSKVSDFLMSEVRFKMLTKSKPEDAKRFMDQSQKDADTRWQLYSYMAARKGEGASAAPAV; translated from the coding sequence ATGAGCAGACCGATGATAACCTTGGACGGCAACGAAGCGGTGGCATACGTCGCCTATCGTTGCAACGAAGTCGCCGCCATTTACCCCATTACTCCCTCATCCAACATGGGTGAATGGTTTGACCAATGGGCGTCGGAAGGCGTCAAAAACCTTTGGGGCTCGATCCCTTCCGTGGCCGAAATGCAGAGCGAGGCCGGCGCAGCCGGTGCGGTGCATGGTTCGTTGCAAACCGGCGCGCTGACCTGCACCTTTACCGCCTCGCAAGGGTTGTTCCTCAAGGTCCCCAACATGTACAAGATCGCGGGCGAACTGACGCCCACCGTCTTCCACATCACCGCCCGCGCTCTGGCCTCCCACGCGCTGTCCATCTTCGGCGATCATAGCGACGTGATGATGGCCCGTACCACCGGTTTCGCCCTGTTCAGCTCGGCCTCCGTTCAGGAAGCCATGGACTTCGCGCTCATTGCCCAGGCGTCCACCTTGGAATCGCGCGTGCCGTTCATGCATTATTTCGACGGTTTTCGCACCTCGCATGAAGTTTCCAAGATCACCATGGTGACCGAGGAAGATATGCGCGCCATGATCAACGAAGATCATGTGGTGGCGCATCGCCAGCGCGCCATGAGCCCCGATCATCCCGTGCTGCGCGGCACCGCCCAGAACCCGGACGTGTTCTTCCAGGCCCGTGAACGCTGCAATCCCTTCTATGATGCCTGTCCGGATATCACCCAGAAGCAGATGGACAAGTTCGCCCAGATTACGAGCCGCAAGTATCAACTGTTCCAATATGAAGGCGCGCTGGATGCCGACCGCATCGTGGTGCTGATGGGTTCCGGCTGCGAAACCGCGCATGAAACGGTGGATTACCTGAATGCCAAAGGCGCGAAAGTCGGCGTGTTGAAGGTGCGCCTGTATCGTCCGTTTGACACCAAGCGTTTTCTGGAAGCCATCCCGGCCTCCGTCAAGAGCATCGCGGTGCTGGATCGCACCAAGGAACCCGGTTCCTCTGGCGAACCGCTGTACCAGGACGTGTTGACCGCGTTGGTCGAAGGTATCGCCAATGGCCAAGGCAATCTTAAAACCATGCCAAAGGTCCTCGGCGGCCGTTATGGGTTATCCTCCAAGGAATTCACCCCGACGATGGTCAAGGCGGTATTTGATAACCTCGCTGCCGCCCAACCCAAGAATCATTTCACCGTTGGTATCGAAGACGACGTTACTGGCCACAGCTTGCCCTACGATCCCGATTTCTCCACGGAATCCGAAAAGGTTGTTCGTGCCATGTTCTACGGCCTGGGTTCAGACGGCACGGTCGGCGCCAACAAGAATTCGATCAAGATCATCGGCGAAAATACTCCGAACTACGCTCAAGGTTACTTCGTGTATGACTCGAAGAAAGCCGGGGCGGTCACGATCTCGCATTTGCGCTTTGGCCCCGCGCCGATCCGTGCGACTTACTTGGTAACCCAGGCTAACTTCGTGGCCTGTCACCAACCGATCTTCCTCGAACGGTACGACATGCTCAAGCAGTTGGTTACGGGCGGCACGTTCCTCCTCAACACCGCGCATTCCAAGGAACAAATCTGGGCAACGCTGCCTCGCCCTGTGCAGGCCAGTCTGATTCAGAAGAAGGCCAAGTTCTACGTGATTGATGCGCTCCAGGTGGCCCGCGATACCGGCATGGGCGGACGCATCAACACCATCATGCAAACCTGCTTCTTTGCCTTGTCCGGTGTGTTGCCGCGCGAAGAGGCCATTAGCCAGATCAAATACACGATCAAAAAGACCTACGGACGCAAGGGTGAAGAAGTCGTCAAAAAGAACATCGCGGCGGTGGATCAAACTCTCGCCAACCTGTTCGAAGTGGCGGTGCCAGCGCAGGTCACCAGCACCATGGAATTGCCGCCGCCGGTTACAGCCAACGCTCCGACCTATGTCAAGGAAGTCCTTGGTCGCATTTACGGTAATGATGGCGATGCCCTGCCGGTCAGCGCCTTTAGCGTGGATGGCACCTTCCCGACCGCCACCGCGCAGTACGAAAAACGCAACTTGGCCATCGAGATTCCCGTATGGGACGAGAAGACCTGTATCCAATGCGCCAAGTGCGTGGTCATCTGCCCGCACGCGGCCATCCGCATGAAGGCCTACGAGCCCCAGCAGTTGCAGGGCGCTCCGGCCACCTTCAAGTGTACCGATGCCCGCGCCCCAGAGTGGAAAGGCATGAAGTGGTCGCTGCAAGTCGCCGCCGAAGATTGCACCGGGTGTATGTTGTGCATCGAAGTCTGTCCTGCCAAGAATAAGACCGAGGCCAAGCTTAAGGCCATCAACATGCAGCCTCAGGCCCCGTTGCGCCTCGCGGAACGCGACAACTACAACTTCTTCCTTTCGATTCCGGACATGGATCGCCGCAAGGTGAAGGTCGGCCAGTTGCGCCAGCAGCAGGTCATGCGTCCGCTGTTCGAGTTCTCCGGTGCTTGCGCGGGCTGCGGTGAAACCCCGTATCTCAAGCTGCTCACCCAGTTGTTTGGCGATCGCATTGTGGCGGGTAACGCCACCGGTTGCTCCTCCATTTATGGTGGTAATTTGCCCACGACTCCGTATGCGATGGATCATAACGGTCGCGGTCCGACGTGGAATAACTCGCTGTTTGAAGACTGCGCCGAATTTACCCTCGGCTTCCGGTTGTCCATTGACAAACAGGCCGAATTCGCCCGTGAACTCGTGAAGAAGCTGGCCCCGCAGATCGGCGACGATCTGGCGACTGGCATCCTCAACGCCAATCAGCGCGATGAAGCCGGCATTTACGATCAACGCGAGCGCGTGGTTGCCTTGAAACAAAAACTGCAAGGCATCAAATCCAGCGAATCGTTGATGCTCGGCGGTGTGGCTGACAGCCTGGTGCGCCGCAGCGTGTGGGGCATCGGTGGTGACGGTTGGGCCTACGACATCGGGTACGGCGGCTTGGATCACGTTATCGCCAGCGGCCGGGACATCAATCTCCTCGTGCTCGACACCGAAGTGTATTCCAACACCGGTGGTCAGGCCTCCAAGTCCACCCCGCGTGGCGCGGTGGCCAAGTTTGCTGCGGGCGGCAAGCCGCTGCGCAAAAAGGACCTGGGCCTCATCGCCATGAGCTACGGCAACGTCTATGTGGCCAGTGTGGCCATGGGTGCCAAGGATGAACAAACCCTGCGCGCGTTTATCGAGGCGGAATCCTATGAAGGACCGTCGCTGATCATCGCGTACAGCCATTGCATCGCCCACGGCATCGAACTGGATCGCGGCGTTGGCGCTCGCCAGCAGAAGCTCGCGGTTGAGTCCGGCCAATGGCTGCTCTACCGGTATGACCCACGGCGCGCCGATCGCGGCGAGAACCCGCTGCAACTGGATTCCCAGGCCGCCAAGTCCAAGGTCTCGGATTTCCTCATGTCGGAAGTCCGCTTCAAGATGCTCACCAAGAGCAAACCGGAGGACGCCAAGCGCTTCATGGATCAATCGCAGAAGGATGCAGATACCCGCTGGCAGTTGTACTCATACATGGCCGCCCGCAAGGGTGAAGGCGCCTCCGCCGCTCCCGCTGTATAA